A window of Terriglobales bacterium contains these coding sequences:
- a CDS encoding sigma-70 family RNA polymerase sigma factor, producing the protein MFLANAAGSGAQCSESSRYASLVFKVGRGDPNGLRELHEVMHGARFYLGREVGFGNADDLFAETFIAVVDAIQRGGIRRPECLMGFIRTVLRRQVAAYIRETIRARSGGELLETFPDNTDSIEQHLIRAQHIELLMAILRRLSARDREVLSRFYLKNETKESICADMGLTDTQFRLLKSRAKARLAARIQRRVATPKRLLRAPSSSTALLASCA; encoded by the coding sequence ATGTTCTTAGCTAATGCTGCTGGAAGCGGCGCGCAGTGCTCGGAGTCCTCTCGGTACGCCTCGCTCGTGTTCAAAGTCGGAAGAGGCGATCCCAATGGCCTGCGGGAACTCCATGAAGTCATGCACGGTGCGCGTTTCTACTTGGGTCGAGAAGTCGGCTTCGGAAATGCGGACGACTTGTTCGCCGAAACGTTTATAGCTGTTGTTGACGCCATTCAGCGCGGCGGAATCCGGCGGCCTGAATGCCTGATGGGCTTTATCCGAACGGTGCTTCGCCGTCAAGTGGCAGCATACATCAGAGAAACAATTCGCGCTCGCAGCGGTGGCGAACTTCTTGAGACGTTTCCTGATAATACGGACAGTATCGAACAGCATCTGATTCGCGCCCAACATATCGAACTGCTGATGGCGATTTTGCGCAGGCTCTCTGCACGCGACCGCGAGGTTTTGTCGAGGTTCTATCTGAAGAACGAAACCAAAGAGAGTATTTGCGCGGATATGGGGCTGACCGACACGCAGTTCCGGCTACTCAAGTCAAGAGCGAAGGCCCGGCTTGCTGCTAGAATTCAACGCCGGGTCGCCACACCAAAGCGGCTTTTGCGAGCGCCATCCAGCAGTACAGCCTTGCTCGCATCCTGTGCGTGA